The region CCAACTCCTGTTCCAGCATACCATAGGCATCTATGAGTACGTCAGTCCCTTTAGTTCGTTCTTCCCCGATATTCAGCAGTGCAACCTTCGGTGAATCGATATCAAAGATATTCCGGGCGTATATCGAACCCATAATGCCAAACTGCAACAAATTAATTGGCTTGGCTTCCGGGTTCGCGCCTACGTCAAAAATCACGCAGCCTCCCCGGGCGGTAGGAAAAAAGCTCCCGATCGTCGGTCGATTAACTCCCTCGATCCTTCCGAGTGAGAGGAGGGAGGAGGTCATGACTGCTCCGGTATTCCCGGCGCTGACAAAGGCATCAGCCTCATTGGTTTTGAGTAAATTAATCCCCACGGCAATGGAGGAATCCGGCTTATGCTTCACTGCTTTTGTCGGGGACTCCTTCATGGATACCACCTGATCCGCATGTTGAATATGTATGTGGGTTGAAGTACCCTGCTGACCATTCAATTCTGAACGAAGGACGGTTTCCGGTCCCACCAGGATAATTTCGGTATCACTATACTGGGCATCATCCAGTGCCAACAAAGCCCCGGAGATAGTCGAAGCGGGAGCGTGATCACCTCCCATAGCATCCACGACGATCCGCATAAGACCTTGTCTAACCTGTCGGTTATTTATTGGTAATCTTTGGGAATATAAACAGGACGACCTTTGTAATAACCGCAGTTGGGACAGGCACGGTGGGGGAGCTTCGGCTGATGGCACTGCTTGCACTCAATGACGTTCGGAGCCGATAGCTTCCAGTGTGTCCGGCGTTTTCTTTTGCGAGCTTTTGACGTTT is a window of Candidatus Neomarinimicrobiota bacterium DNA encoding:
- the plsX gene encoding phosphate acyltransferase PlsX; amino-acid sequence: MRIVVDAMGGDHAPASTISGALLALDDAQYSDTEIILVGPETVLRSELNGQQGTSTHIHIQHADQVVSMKESPTKAVKHKPDSSIAVGINLLKTNEADAFVSAGNTGAVMTSSLLSLGRIEGVNRPTIGSFFPTARGGCVIFDVGANPEAKPINLLQFGIMGSIYARNIFDIDSPKVALLNIGEERTKGTDVLIDAYGMLEQELDNFIGNIEGRDILAGKVDVVVCDGFVGNILLKFGESIFDSLTDMVQKEINNKPLAKIGAFLMKPVVKSIASEFSYEEHGGVPLLGINGVSIISHGSSTPKAMKNAIGVAHTMVKKRINRMIKTELEAHRVASPSMPQVDDPLIPQG
- the rpmF gene encoding 50S ribosomal protein L32, with amino-acid sequence MALPKRKTSKARKRKRRTHWKLSAPNVIECKQCHQPKLPHRACPNCGYYKGRPVYIPKDYQ